In Marinicella rhabdoformis, a genomic segment contains:
- a CDS encoding methionine aminotransferase: protein MKSPFQSKLPDLGTSIFTEMSLMASEYQAINLSQGFPEFDTPEFLKSAINQAISEGKNQYCPSSGLPDLLHEISELTQRCYIKDEARRLDALNQITVTSGATEALMVAIQALVRPGDEVIVFDPAYDAYEPGVELCGGTCRHIAMNAPDYAIDWSLVELAINDKTRAIVINSPHNPTGSLLSQSDMEALQKLVIAHDLYVISDEVYEHMTFDGLRHESVLAYPELFERAFVISSFGKTFHCTGWKLGYCIAPADLTAEFRKIHQYATFCTFTPAQFAVAAMLKNHPQHVDDLAAFYQQKRDVLVNALKASRFKVLPSKGTYFVLVDYSAISDQNDVEFCHWLTQEIGVAAIPLSPFYQADVLESYHQNNKVLRLCFAKNDDTLLKAAKILCSL, encoded by the coding sequence GTGAAATCACCATTCCAATCCAAATTACCCGATCTGGGTACCAGTATTTTTACCGAAATGTCTTTGATGGCCAGTGAATATCAGGCGATTAATTTGTCTCAGGGTTTTCCTGAGTTCGATACGCCTGAGTTTTTGAAATCGGCGATCAATCAGGCCATCAGTGAGGGTAAGAATCAATACTGTCCATCTTCGGGCTTGCCGGATTTGTTGCATGAAATCAGTGAATTAACCCAAAGGTGCTACATCAAAGATGAGGCGCGGCGTTTGGATGCTTTGAATCAGATCACGGTGACTTCCGGTGCGACTGAGGCTTTGATGGTGGCGATTCAGGCTTTGGTTAGGCCTGGTGATGAGGTGATTGTTTTTGATCCGGCTTATGATGCTTATGAACCTGGCGTTGAGTTGTGTGGCGGCACTTGTCGGCACATCGCCATGAATGCGCCTGATTATGCCATCGATTGGTCTTTGGTCGAACTGGCGATTAATGACAAGACGCGTGCGATAGTCATTAATTCTCCGCACAATCCAACGGGTTCTTTACTCAGCCAAAGTGACATGGAAGCTTTACAAAAGTTGGTCATTGCGCATGATTTGTATGTCATCAGTGACGAGGTTTATGAGCACATGACTTTCGATGGTTTGCGCCATGAAAGTGTGTTGGCCTATCCTGAATTGTTCGAGCGGGCTTTTGTGATTTCGAGTTTTGGCAAAACGTTTCATTGCACCGGCTGGAAGTTGGGTTATTGCATCGCGCCTGCGGACTTGACGGCTGAATTCAGAAAAATCCATCAGTACGCGACGTTCTGTACTTTTACGCCAGCGCAGTTCGCGGTGGCTGCCATGCTAAAAAATCACCCCCAACATGTGGATGATTTGGCGGCGTTTTATCAACAAAAAAGAGACGTATTGGTCAATGCTTTGAAGGCGTCGCGTTTTAAGGTGCTGCCTTCCAAAGGAACGTATTTTGTGTTGGTTGATTATTCGGCCATTTCTGACCAGAACGATGTTGAATTTTGTCATTGGTTGACGCAAGAAATTGGTGTGGCGGCTATTCCCTTGAGTCCTTTTTACCAAGCCGATGTGTTGGAAAGCTATCACCAAAACAACAAGGTGTTGCGTTTGTGCTTTGCTAAAAATGACGACACGTTGCTCAAAGCTGCTAAAATTTTGTGCAGCTTATGA
- a CDS encoding serine hydrolase has translation MKKILIIIFLLFTLCTNAKDLNVKKSMTGFDEYMAKVLADWNEPGAGVAIIHKGKLVYVEGFGYRDYGNKLPVTKNTLFQIASNTKLFTTVAAGMLVEEGTFKWDEPMKEAVPELNFYNDHLNNHVTLRDMLGHKTGISRHDMIWFQSDFNRKELFERTQFLKPSIPLRQDFIYNNLMYSAVGYSIELRTGKTWEAFVTEKILEPLDMDDTVFSIAEMQKTKDHGVPYDEKRDSTELYKIEIKEDGAGVGPAGSIITSLDDLSHWVIALMNEGDYKNKNVIPTSIIHETLKPGIAFRNSQLEDKGYNERLNSIYGMGREIEIYKGHVLTKHGGAMPGFHSQVVIMPYDDIGIITFSIGNQGARLGNTIIPYTLVDRLLDLEPTDWSERYLKDHLERKDLSKEGRSKAGFDLVENTSPTHELEHYTGHFSHEAYGEFIVSFENNELFFNFRRTVLPLTHYHFNRFDTPNDESFGKWSLNFNISPQGEISSATVSIDEGQITFDKKPDDSLSNLETLAQYVGKFEYAGSEIELKIKEGQLTLLGTTEDVLMPYKPHVFKIEKFADIQIEFVFKDKEVKGMQFKVPSGVYEYTKLEEDD, from the coding sequence ATGAAAAAAATCTTAATAATTATCTTTTTACTTTTTACGCTATGTACCAACGCTAAAGACCTCAATGTCAAAAAATCGATGACTGGTTTTGATGAATATATGGCAAAGGTTTTAGCCGACTGGAATGAACCTGGCGCAGGGGTCGCCATTATTCATAAAGGCAAGCTTGTTTATGTTGAAGGCTTTGGTTACCGTGATTATGGTAACAAATTACCAGTGACAAAAAACACTTTATTTCAAATTGCTTCAAATACAAAATTATTTACAACAGTAGCCGCTGGCATGCTGGTTGAAGAAGGTACATTCAAATGGGATGAACCAATGAAAGAAGCGGTTCCAGAACTGAATTTCTACAATGACCACCTGAACAATCACGTGACATTAAGAGACATGCTTGGACATAAAACGGGCATTTCTAGGCACGATATGATTTGGTTTCAATCCGACTTCAATCGCAAGGAACTGTTTGAACGTACCCAGTTCTTAAAACCTTCTATCCCATTAAGACAAGATTTTATTTACAACAACCTGATGTACTCAGCTGTTGGTTACTCGATTGAATTAAGAACGGGTAAAACTTGGGAAGCTTTTGTTACAGAGAAAATATTAGAACCGCTGGATATGGACGATACGGTTTTTTCTATTGCTGAAATGCAAAAAACAAAAGACCATGGCGTTCCTTATGATGAAAAAAGAGATTCAACTGAGCTATATAAAATAGAAATTAAAGAAGACGGTGCTGGTGTTGGGCCAGCAGGGTCTATTATAACCAGCCTTGATGACCTTTCTCATTGGGTTATTGCCTTAATGAATGAAGGTGATTATAAAAATAAAAATGTGATACCAACATCGATTATTCACGAGACCTTAAAACCTGGTATCGCATTCAGAAATTCACAACTTGAAGACAAAGGCTATAACGAGCGCTTAAATTCAATCTATGGCATGGGCAGAGAAATAGAAATTTACAAAGGCCATGTGCTAACAAAACACGGTGGTGCGATGCCGGGATTCCATTCACAAGTTGTTATCATGCCTTATGATGACATTGGGATTATTACATTTTCTATTGGTAATCAAGGTGCCCGTTTAGGCAATACCATCATTCCTTATACACTGGTTGATCGATTATTAGATTTAGAGCCTACAGACTGGAGTGAAAGGTATTTAAAAGACCACCTTGAAAGAAAAGATTTGTCAAAAGAAGGTCGTTCTAAAGCAGGCTTCGATTTGGTTGAAAACACCTCGCCCACGCATGAATTGGAACACTACACTGGTCATTTCTCTCATGAAGCTTATGGTGAATTTATTGTCAGCTTTGAAAACAATGAATTGTTTTTTAACTTCAGAAGAACGGTGTTGCCTTTAACACATTATCATTTTAATCGGTTTGACACACCCAACGATGAAAGTTTTGGAAAATGGAGTTTGAACTTCAATATCAGTCCTCAAGGCGAAATCAGTTCTGCTACAGTGTCTATAGATGAAGGCCAAATCACATTTGATAAGAAGCCAGATGACTCGCTTTCAAATTTAGAAACTTTAGCGCAATATGTAGGCAAATTTGAATATGCAGGTTCCGAAATTGAACTCAAAATTAAAGAAGGTCAGCTGACATTGTTAGGAACCACTGAAGATGTATTGATGCCTTATAAACCGCATGTTTTTAAGATTGAAAAATTTGCAGATATACAAATTGAATTTGTATTTAAAGATAAGGAAGTAAAGGGCATGCAATTTAAAGTGCCATCTGGTGTGTATGAATACACCAAGTTAGAAGAAGATGATTAA
- a CDS encoding Fic family protein, which translates to MWIHENDNWPHFTWDAKALTLKLAKLRHHQGLILGRMSALGFELKQEASLNTLTDDVVKSWAIEGESLHPEEVRSSIARRLGIEIAGLIPASRDTEGFVEMMLDATQQFNKPLTQGRLFDWHAALFPTGRSGMHRITVGGWRTQDSGPMQVVSGPIIHFEAPAATRLSEEMTSFLNWFNQNYGEIDPIIKAGIAHLWFISIHPFEDGNGRIARAISDTALAQADNMPERFYSMTSQIEAERTAYYTQLEQQQRGSCDITDWLDWFLNCLSRAISKADSTLDHVFYKSKLWDFINKNSINERQRQIINRMLAPDFKGHMNTGKYATMAKCSNDTALRDIQALKKHRIFIQNPGRGRSTSYRLITQGELG; encoded by the coding sequence ATGTGGATACACGAAAACGACAACTGGCCTCACTTTACATGGGATGCCAAAGCACTCACACTCAAGTTGGCCAAACTGCGCCATCACCAAGGATTAATTCTTGGGCGCATGTCGGCACTTGGCTTTGAACTTAAACAAGAAGCCAGCCTGAACACCTTAACAGATGATGTGGTCAAATCTTGGGCAATAGAAGGTGAAAGCCTACACCCTGAAGAAGTACGCTCGTCTATAGCCAGAAGATTAGGCATTGAAATCGCGGGACTCATACCAGCCAGTCGTGATACCGAAGGCTTTGTCGAAATGATGCTGGATGCCACACAACAATTCAATAAACCACTGACACAAGGTCGTTTATTTGACTGGCATGCCGCACTGTTCCCAACAGGCAGGAGTGGAATGCACCGCATTACCGTGGGTGGTTGGCGCACCCAAGACTCAGGTCCAATGCAAGTGGTATCTGGGCCAATAATACATTTTGAAGCACCCGCGGCGACTCGACTGTCTGAAGAAATGACGTCTTTCTTAAATTGGTTTAATCAGAATTATGGAGAAATTGACCCCATCATAAAAGCCGGAATTGCCCACCTTTGGTTCATAAGCATCCATCCTTTTGAAGATGGTAATGGCCGAATCGCAAGAGCAATCAGCGACACGGCACTGGCGCAAGCTGACAATATGCCAGAACGCTTTTATAGCATGACCTCACAAATTGAGGCAGAACGTACGGCCTACTATACGCAACTAGAGCAACAACAACGCGGTAGCTGTGACATCACAGATTGGCTCGATTGGTTTCTCAATTGTTTATCACGCGCCATTTCAAAAGCCGACTCAACCCTTGATCACGTCTTCTATAAATCAAAGCTTTGGGATTTCATCAACAAAAATTCCATCAACGAACGGCAACGTCAAATCATCAACCGCATGCTTGCACCCGACTTTAAAGGTCACATGAATACTGGAAAATACGCCACGATGGCCAAATGTTCAAATGACACAGCACTTCGTGACATACAGGCCTTAAAA